From the Vanessa cardui chromosome 18, ilVanCard2.1, whole genome shotgun sequence genome, one window contains:
- the LOC124537246 gene encoding uncharacterized protein LOC124537246, with protein sequence MRAKGSSSKFESGHVIASRISYKSPSNVKIVHSPRAASVRSQRTMQSLVVWWAVVSAAWALAGACSSSISKRPARPARPQRPPPQPQPQPRLNVTFPIFKCEPDYSEYYCLNGGKCFTVVISDSPIYNCECQSGYVGPRCEFKDLDDSYMLTSRQLMMETASIAGGATVAVFLAILVCFGAWVRLHRRGKAPLSPERGLVQLVAVAAPRGRVQLCAAPAPAPAPAPAPPPR encoded by the coding sequence ATGCGAGCGAAGGGTTCGAGTTCGAAATTCGAAAGCGGTCATGTCATCGCCTCTCGGATTTCGTATAAGTCACCGTCCAATGTCAAAATCGTGCACTCACCGCGAGCGGCGAGCGTCCGGAGCCAGCGGACAATGCAGTCGTTGGTAGTGTGGTGGGCGGTGGTATCGGCGGCCTGGGCGCTGGCGGGCGCCTGCTCCAGCTCCATCTCCAAGCGGCCGGCGAGGCCGGCGCGCCCGCAGCGCCCGCCgccgcagccgcagccgcagccgcGCCTGAATGTCACCTTCCCCATCTTTAAGTGTGAGCCTGATTACTCGGAATACTACTGTCTCAACGGCGGAAAGTGCTTCACCGTCGTGATCTCGGACAGCCCCATCTACAACTGTGAGTGTCAGAGTGGATACGTGGGCCCGCGGTGCGAGTTCAAGGACCTGGACGACTCGTACATGCTGACGAGCCGGCAGCTCATGATGGAGACGGCGTCGATAGCGGGCGGCGCGACGGTGGCGGTGTTCCTCGCTATTCTAGTCTGCTTCGGCGCGTGGGTGCGCCTGCACCGGCGAGGCAAGGCGCCGCTGTCGCCGGAGCGCGGGCTGGTGCAGCTGGTGGCGGTGGCGGCGCCGCGGGGCCGCGTGCAGCTGTGTGcggcgcccgcgcccgcgcccgcgcccgcgcccgcgcctcCTCCGCGCTAG